The following are encoded in a window of Streptomyces sp. 11x1 genomic DNA:
- a CDS encoding aromatase/cyclase, with amino-acid sequence MPEPRVHRAVSDVTASAPAGVLYGLIADATQWPLFFPPCVHVEQLDFDGSRERLRLWAVAGEKVSSWVSSRHLDVSALRVQFTQDLPEAPLTSMSGVWTVRPLGDGCRVTLEHSFTVADDAPADVSWVREVTAANSRAQLDRLAFMAERWRHLDGLTLSFEDTVHVRAPAELIFDFLYRAQSWPAGLPHVRTLEVSEKAPGVQVMSMGSLTVDGTAHETESVRICFPGAGRIVYKQTRTSPLLTAHTGEWLLEPDESGVHLTARHNILLDERSVPSVLGPGTDTARAARHVRERIGQAGMLVLQYATQYALSAVRVL; translated from the coding sequence ATGCCCGAACCGCGAGTGCACCGTGCCGTCAGCGACGTGACCGCCTCGGCCCCCGCCGGCGTGCTGTACGGGCTGATCGCCGACGCCACGCAATGGCCGCTGTTCTTCCCTCCGTGCGTCCACGTGGAGCAACTGGACTTCGACGGCAGCCGGGAGCGGCTGCGCCTGTGGGCCGTCGCGGGGGAGAAGGTCAGCTCCTGGGTCTCCAGCCGGCACCTGGACGTCTCCGCCCTGCGCGTTCAGTTCACCCAGGACCTGCCCGAGGCCCCCCTCACCTCCATGAGCGGCGTGTGGACCGTCCGACCGCTCGGCGACGGCTGCCGGGTGACCCTGGAGCACAGCTTCACCGTCGCCGACGACGCGCCCGCCGACGTGTCCTGGGTGCGCGAGGTCACCGCCGCCAACAGCCGCGCCCAGCTCGACCGGCTGGCCTTCATGGCCGAGCGCTGGCGGCACCTGGACGGCCTCACCCTGTCCTTCGAGGACACCGTGCACGTCAGGGCGCCCGCCGAGCTGATCTTCGACTTCCTCTACCGGGCCCAGTCCTGGCCCGCCGGACTGCCGCACGTACGCACCCTGGAGGTGTCCGAGAAGGCCCCCGGCGTGCAGGTGATGTCGATGGGCAGCCTCACCGTCGACGGCACCGCGCACGAGACGGAGTCGGTGCGGATCTGCTTTCCCGGCGCCGGCCGGATCGTCTACAAGCAGACCCGCACCTCACCCCTGCTGACCGCGCACACCGGCGAATGGCTCCTCGAACCCGACGAGAGCGGCGTCCACCTCACCGCCCGGCACAACATCCTCCTCGACGAGCGCAGCGTCCCGTCCGTCCTGGGCCCCGGCACCGACACGGCACGGGCCGCCCGGCACGTGCGCGAGCGGATCGGACAGGCGGGGATGCTGGTGCTGCAGTACGCCACGCAGTACGCCCTCAGCGCGGTGCGTGTCCTGTGA
- a CDS encoding DUF6059 family protein, producing MKLLRPCLRLVRSLWDALVVYGLLSVCGQTSAYEAAARRAPLRGLPPGHPERLRADVPLSALERRLARELSDAGPGHRGPA from the coding sequence GTGAAGCTGCTGCGCCCCTGCCTGCGTCTTGTGCGGAGCCTGTGGGACGCTCTGGTGGTCTACGGACTGCTGTCGGTGTGCGGTCAGACGTCGGCGTACGAGGCCGCGGCCCGCCGGGCGCCGCTGCGGGGCCTGCCTCCCGGCCATCCCGAGCGCCTGCGCGCCGATGTGCCCCTGTCTGCCCTGGAGCGCCGCCTGGCCCGCGAGCTGTCCGATGCCGGGCCCGGTCACCGGGGGCCCGCCTAG
- a CDS encoding beta-ketoacyl synthase N-terminal-like domain-containing protein, with amino-acid sequence MRQPPPAGPAAAPTRPGPDPAAGVLVTGIGVTAPNGLGTNAWWQALLAGRSGIKALTRFDATRYPVRLAGEIRDFADTDHVPSRLLPETDRATRLMLCAAQEALQDCGADPESLPGHTAGVITASSAGGTEFGQRGLAALWDTGARSVSVYQASGFFHGAGPGQIAIRHQLRGTGSTIISEQAGGIDALARARRRIRDGAQLMVTGGVDSTLCPWGWAAHLADGRMSRTADPLRAYRPFNAAADGHLVGEGGALLVLEDAEAAAARGATGYGIVAGCAATFDGPDTPRLREAAQLALTDARLTPADIDVVFADGAGERAGDLAESAVLCALFGPHGVPVTVPKTMTGRLAAGGSSLDLAAALLALRDQVIPPTTGTGPLAPDCPLDLVVDHPRPRPGLRTALVLARGRGGFNAAAVLKAPHA; translated from the coding sequence ATGCGCCAGCCCCCCCCGGCCGGCCCGGCCGCAGCCCCCACCCGGCCCGGCCCGGACCCCGCCGCCGGCGTCCTGGTCACCGGCATCGGCGTCACCGCCCCCAACGGACTGGGCACCAACGCCTGGTGGCAGGCCCTGCTGGCCGGCCGCAGCGGCATCAAAGCGCTGACCCGCTTCGACGCCACCCGCTACCCGGTACGCCTGGCCGGCGAGATCCGCGACTTCGCCGACACCGACCACGTCCCCAGCAGACTGCTGCCCGAGACCGACCGCGCCACCCGCCTGATGCTCTGCGCGGCCCAAGAAGCCCTCCAGGACTGCGGCGCCGACCCCGAGAGCCTGCCCGGCCACACGGCCGGCGTGATCACCGCCAGCTCCGCGGGCGGCACCGAGTTCGGCCAGCGCGGGCTGGCCGCCCTGTGGGACACAGGCGCCCGCAGCGTCAGCGTCTACCAGGCCTCCGGCTTCTTCCACGGCGCCGGCCCCGGACAGATCGCCATCCGCCACCAGCTGCGCGGCACCGGCTCCACCATCATCAGCGAACAGGCCGGCGGCATCGACGCCCTCGCCCGCGCCCGGCGCCGCATCCGCGACGGCGCCCAGCTGATGGTCACCGGCGGCGTCGACTCCACCCTGTGCCCGTGGGGCTGGGCAGCCCACCTGGCCGACGGCCGCATGAGCCGCACCGCCGACCCGCTGCGCGCCTACCGGCCCTTCAACGCCGCCGCCGACGGCCACCTGGTGGGGGAGGGCGGAGCCCTGCTCGTCCTGGAGGACGCCGAAGCCGCCGCCGCCCGCGGCGCCACCGGCTACGGCATCGTCGCCGGCTGCGCCGCCACCTTCGACGGCCCCGACACACCCCGGCTGCGCGAAGCCGCCCAACTCGCCCTCACCGACGCAAGGCTCACGCCGGCGGACATCGACGTGGTCTTCGCCGACGGCGCGGGCGAACGGGCCGGCGACCTCGCCGAGAGCGCCGTGCTGTGCGCACTGTTCGGGCCCCACGGGGTACCCGTCACCGTGCCCAAGACGATGACCGGCCGCCTGGCCGCCGGAGGCTCCTCCCTGGACCTGGCAGCCGCCCTGCTCGCCCTGCGCGACCAGGTCATCCCGCCCACCACCGGCACCGGCCCCCTCGCCCCCGACTGCCCCCTCGACCTCGTCGTCGACCACCCCCGCCCCCGGCCCGGCCTGCGCACCGCCCTGGTCCTCGCCCGCGGCCGCGGCGGCTTCAACGCCGCAGCCGTCCTCAAAGCGCCCCACGCCTGA
- a CDS encoding beta-ketoacyl-[acyl-carrier-protein] synthase family protein: MKRVVITGIGVIAPSAVGAAGFWSLLTSGRTATRGITLFDASGYRSQVAAEVDFDPAAHGFTLADTERLDRVAQFALVSAREAIADSGLDDATDTRAETRALRTGVSLGSAIGCTTAMATQYAILSDFGSTWTVDHTRAGAFLYDYVVPSSLAAVVARDIGAQGPVGLISSGCTSGLDAIGHGADLIREGSADIVVAGGAEAPISPITMACFDRMRLTSPRNDDPTTACRPFDRTRDGFVLGEGAAVLVLEELEHARRRGARAYAELSGYAALSSAHHMTGLRPGGQEMAAAIRAALDEARLNPVDVEYVNAHGAGTRPNDRHETHAIKAGLGDHARSIPISSIKSMIGHALGAAGALDVAASALAIQHDTVPPTANLRQPDPTCDLDYTPLIARQMRTSTVLSVASGFGGFHSATVLTQPQLKQAV, encoded by the coding sequence ATGAAACGCGTCGTCATCACAGGCATCGGGGTCATCGCCCCCAGCGCGGTGGGCGCCGCCGGCTTCTGGTCCCTGCTCACCTCCGGGCGCACCGCCACCCGCGGCATCACCCTCTTCGACGCCTCCGGCTACCGCTCCCAGGTCGCCGCCGAGGTCGACTTCGACCCCGCCGCCCACGGCTTCACCCTCGCCGACACCGAACGCCTCGACCGCGTCGCCCAGTTCGCGCTGGTCAGCGCACGCGAGGCGATCGCCGACAGCGGCCTCGACGACGCCACCGACACCCGCGCGGAGACCCGGGCGCTGCGCACCGGGGTGAGCCTGGGCAGCGCGATCGGCTGCACCACCGCCATGGCCACCCAGTACGCCATCCTCAGCGACTTCGGCAGCACCTGGACGGTGGACCACACCAGGGCCGGCGCCTTCCTCTACGACTACGTCGTCCCCAGCTCGCTGGCGGCCGTCGTCGCCCGCGACATCGGCGCCCAGGGCCCGGTGGGCCTCATCTCCAGCGGCTGCACCTCCGGCCTGGACGCCATCGGGCACGGCGCCGACCTGATCCGCGAGGGCAGCGCCGACATCGTCGTCGCCGGCGGCGCGGAAGCACCCATCTCCCCGATCACCATGGCCTGCTTCGACCGTATGCGGCTCACCAGCCCCCGCAACGACGACCCGACCACCGCGTGCCGCCCCTTCGACCGCACCCGCGACGGATTCGTCCTCGGCGAGGGCGCCGCCGTCCTCGTCCTGGAAGAACTCGAACACGCCCGCCGCCGCGGCGCCCGCGCCTACGCCGAACTGTCCGGGTACGCGGCCCTGAGCAGCGCCCACCACATGACCGGACTGCGCCCGGGCGGACAGGAGATGGCCGCCGCCATCCGGGCCGCCCTGGACGAGGCCCGCCTCAACCCGGTCGACGTCGAGTACGTCAACGCCCACGGCGCCGGCACCCGGCCCAACGACCGCCACGAGACCCACGCCATCAAAGCCGGCCTGGGCGACCACGCCCGCTCCATCCCCATCAGCTCCATCAAGTCGATGATCGGACACGCCCTCGGCGCCGCCGGCGCCCTGGACGTGGCGGCCAGCGCGCTGGCCATCCAGCACGACACCGTGCCGCCCACGGCCAACCTGCGCCAACCGGACCCGACCTGCGACCTCGACTACACCCCGCTGATCGCACGCCAGATGCGCACCAGCACGGTCCTCAGCGTCGCCAGCGGCTTCGGCGGCTTCCACAGCGCCACCGTCCTGACCCAGCCGCAGCTGAAGCAGGCGGTGTGA
- a CDS encoding thioesterase domain-containing protein: MASRTRDDGAGEGRVRLYCLAHAGAGVASYRRWPTAAGTTLDVTPLPLPGRENRRREPRITDRAALLADLLPPLLTAARLGPYALYGHSLGALVAYTLTRALADAGAPPPLLLAVGACPPPHTSTALVGAADLPDADLLPLLENLGSLPSGTSASPGGLWRRSVLPVLRDDLRLAASLRAAALHPATGGPVTCPVLVFAGSDDPLTEPATLTHWQRWTTGPIVSHTVTGDHFFADSPDLPHLVARACRDRLAAPATRGQR; this comes from the coding sequence ATGGCTTCCCGGACGCGAGACGACGGGGCGGGCGAGGGGCGGGTCAGGCTCTACTGCCTCGCCCACGCCGGCGCGGGAGTGGCCAGCTACCGGCGCTGGCCCACAGCGGCCGGCACCACCCTCGACGTCACGCCCCTGCCGCTGCCCGGCCGCGAGAACCGCCGGCGAGAGCCGCGCATCACCGACCGCGCCGCCCTCCTGGCCGACCTGCTGCCCCCCCTGCTGACCGCGGCCCGCCTGGGCCCCTACGCACTGTACGGGCACAGCCTGGGCGCCCTCGTCGCCTACACCCTCACCCGGGCCCTGGCCGACGCCGGGGCCCCGCCGCCGCTGCTCCTCGCCGTCGGCGCCTGCCCGCCCCCGCACACCAGCACCGCCCTGGTCGGCGCCGCCGACCTGCCCGATGCCGACCTGCTGCCCCTGCTGGAGAACCTCGGCTCCCTGCCCAGCGGAACCTCCGCCTCCCCGGGCGGGCTGTGGCGGCGCAGCGTCCTGCCCGTGCTGCGCGACGACCTGCGCCTGGCCGCCTCCCTGCGCGCCGCCGCCCTCCACCCCGCCACCGGCGGCCCCGTCACCTGCCCCGTGCTGGTCTTCGCCGGCAGCGACGACCCGCTGACCGAACCCGCAACACTCACCCACTGGCAGCGCTGGACCACCGGCCCCATCGTCAGCCACACCGTCACCGGCGACCACTTCTTCGCCGATTCCCCCGACCTGCCGCACCTGGTCGCACGCGCCTGCCGCGACCGCCTGGCCGCACCGGCGACGAGGGGACAGCGATGA
- a CDS encoding BTAD domain-containing putative transcriptional regulator yields MEIKVLGTLNADVNGMSIVPTAGKPRQILALLALYPGRVVPVPTLMEEIWGTNLPQSSLTTLQTYILQLRRMLGTAMGPGAPGTAKDVLATRYGGYLLQIPAESVDVYRYERLLAEGRQAFEDGQDERSATLLRQALQLWDGPALVDVRVGPILEIEVMRLDQSRLVAQERRIDADLRLGRHVELIAELTHLIARHPQHEGLHSQAMLALYRSGRQAAALDLYRRLRQRLIDELGVEPSPQLQRMHQAMLAVDPHLDILSGPRRTSTFDLYAA; encoded by the coding sequence ATGGAGATAAAAGTTCTGGGCACGTTGAACGCCGACGTCAATGGAATGTCGATCGTTCCCACCGCGGGCAAGCCCCGCCAGATCCTGGCCCTGCTGGCGCTCTACCCGGGCCGGGTCGTGCCCGTGCCCACCCTCATGGAGGAGATCTGGGGCACCAACCTGCCGCAGAGCTCGCTCACCACGCTCCAGACGTACATCCTCCAGCTGCGCCGCATGCTCGGCACCGCCATGGGCCCCGGCGCCCCGGGCACCGCCAAGGACGTCCTGGCCACCCGCTACGGCGGCTACCTGCTGCAGATACCGGCCGAGTCCGTCGACGTCTACCGCTACGAGCGGCTTCTCGCCGAAGGCCGGCAGGCCTTCGAGGACGGCCAGGACGAACGCTCCGCCACCCTCCTGCGCCAGGCACTGCAGCTGTGGGACGGCCCCGCCCTCGTCGACGTCCGCGTCGGACCCATCCTCGAGATCGAGGTCATGCGCCTGGACCAGAGCCGCCTGGTCGCCCAGGAACGCCGCATCGACGCCGACCTCCGACTCGGCCGGCACGTCGAACTCATCGCCGAACTCACCCACCTCATCGCCCGTCACCCCCAGCACGAAGGGCTGCACTCACAGGCCATGCTGGCGCTCTACCGCTCCGGCCGGCAGGCCGCCGCGCTGGACCTCTACCGCCGGCTGCGCCAGCGCCTCATCGACGAACTCGGCGTGGAGCCCTCCCCCCAACTGCAGCGCATGCACCAGGCGATGCTCGCCGTGGACCCGCACCTGGACATCCTCTCCGGCCCCCGGCGCACCTCCACCTTCGACCTGTACGCCGCCTGA
- a CDS encoding AfsR/SARP family transcriptional regulator, translating into MEFQVLGSVQVHDERSGVLVVPTGAKQRALLGTLVVRAGHLVPTGLLVDELWGEHPPANAANALQAHVGRLRRLLPGAVPGSGERHHPFLVTRPLGYVLSLGRAETDVRRFRRLAQQGRALAGTDPAGAAEVLRRGLALWRGPALQGSGRGAVCSAEAALLEEMRLTALERLYEAEVRTGRGQEITGELEELTAAHPLRERFYELLMSALHRCGRQAEALGTYDRARRALVHDLGIEPGPALRGCLQTILRQDPWSPPPAPAPSAAHIPAAAPAPGAGAPGTAPAPAPPPAAAAPAGGGHPAAGHPGGDVLGVRALYEELLRLRGHVERLSREQRALAERLDQADGDRMDGDRPDRVDRMARAGRVDGADRVEGVTRVEGARAVGR; encoded by the coding sequence ATGGAATTTCAGGTTCTTGGTTCGGTCCAGGTCCACGACGAGCGCTCCGGTGTCCTCGTCGTGCCCACGGGCGCGAAGCAGCGTGCGCTGCTGGGCACCCTGGTGGTGCGGGCCGGCCATCTGGTGCCCACCGGGCTCCTCGTCGACGAGCTGTGGGGCGAGCACCCGCCGGCGAATGCGGCCAATGCCCTGCAGGCCCATGTGGGCCGGCTGCGGCGGCTGCTGCCGGGGGCGGTGCCGGGCTCGGGCGAGCGGCATCACCCGTTCCTGGTGACCCGTCCGCTGGGCTATGTGCTCAGTCTGGGCCGCGCCGAGACGGACGTGCGGCGCTTTCGCCGTCTGGCGCAGCAGGGGCGGGCGCTGGCCGGCACCGATCCCGCCGGCGCGGCCGAGGTGCTGCGCCGGGGCCTGGCACTGTGGCGCGGCCCGGCCCTGCAGGGCAGCGGGCGCGGCGCGGTCTGCTCGGCCGAGGCGGCGCTGCTGGAGGAGATGCGGCTGACCGCTCTGGAGCGGCTGTACGAGGCGGAGGTGCGCACGGGGCGCGGCCAGGAGATCACCGGCGAGCTGGAGGAGCTGACGGCCGCTCACCCGCTGCGGGAACGCTTCTACGAGCTGCTGATGAGCGCGCTGCACCGCTGCGGCCGGCAGGCGGAAGCACTGGGCACCTACGACCGGGCCCGCCGCGCTCTCGTGCACGACCTGGGCATCGAACCGGGCCCGGCGCTGCGCGGCTGTCTGCAGACGATCCTGCGCCAGGACCCCTGGTCCCCTCCCCCGGCCCCGGCCCCGTCTGCGGCCCACATCCCCGCGGCGGCGCCCGCTCCCGGGGCGGGAGCGCCCGGCACCGCTCCGGCGCCGGCACCACCACCGGCGGCGGCCGCGCCTGCGGGGGGCGGGCATCCGGCGGCCGGGCATCCGGGGGGCGACGTGCTCGGCGTACGGGCGTTGTACGAGGAGCTGCTCCGGCTGCGCGGCCACGTCGAGCGCCTGAGCCGTGAACAGCGGGCTCTGGCCGAGCGCCTGGACCAGGCGGACGGGGACCGCATGGACGGGGACCGCCCGGACCGGGTGGACCGCATGGCACGGGCCGGCCGCGTGGACGGGGCGGACCGCGTGGAGGGGGTCACCCGTGTGGAG